The Methanocella arvoryzae MRE50 DNA window TCCCAGTTCGACAGGCCGATGAGCGTCGCGGTGGACAGCGCAGGCAGCATCTATGTGGCGGATTATATGAACAACAAGGTCAAGATATTTGATGGCGCCGGGACCTACCTTAGAAGCATCGGCACTGGAACTTTAGGTACAGGCGACTATGAGTTCCGTCGGCCGAAGGGTGTGACTGTCGATGGTTCCGGCAATGTCTACGTCGTAGATGGATATAATAACAGGATACAGGTCTTCGATAGCGCCGGGACATACCTCAGGACCATCGGCGCTTCGGGCTTCGGACCGTCGGGTACGACGCACTTCTTCGTCCCCAAGGATTGTAAGGTAGGAGCTGACGGTACAGTCTACGTGGCGGATGAGGGAGGCATGTGTGTACACGTCTTCAGTAACACAGGAGCCTGGATCAGGACCATCGGCACGCCGGGAACCAGCGGGTCTGGTAACTACCAGTTTAACTGCCCCTGCGATGTCGCTGTGGATGGCGGCGGTAACATATATGTGGCCGATCCAGGGAATGACAAGGTGAAGATCTACGATAATACTGGAACATACCTCAGAAGCATCGGCACGGGAATCGGAGGAGCAGGGGATGATCAGTTTGATGATCCGATGAGTGTCGATCTGGACAGTGAAGGTAATATCTACGTGGCCGACAGGAACAACAACAGGATCCGCATATTTTACCAGTCCGCTACTGCCGTGACCGGCGTCCTGGTCGATAACACCGCCCCTGTCGTGACCTGCAGCCCGGACAGCCCGGCATCGGGCTGGTTCGTCGCCGACGTGCCAGTTACCCTGGCAGCCGCCGACAACCCGGGGGGCTCAGGTATGGAGTCTTTGAAGTACAGCCTGGACAACGTACACTGGAACCCGTACACGGGCGGCTTTACCCTGACCACCGAAGGCGCGAACATGGTCTACTGGAATGCCACGGACATACCGGGCAACTCCGCCCTGGGCAGCCGGTCGCTGAACATCGACAGGATCGCTCCGACGACGACTGCCACCCTTTCGGGCAACACGCAGAACGGAGCGTACACGTCCAGGGTAACCATCACCCTCTCTGCTGTCGACGCTACTTCCGGCGTTGAGTATACAGAGTATAAAGTCAACAACGGAAGCTGGGCCAGATATTCGGGTCTGCTCACCCTCGACAGCACCAGCACAGTAAACTACAGATCATCGGACTTCGCCGGCAACCTGGAAGCGGAAAAGACCATTTCCTTCACCAGGATTTACCTGCCCCCCGGCACGGTTTCGATGGACGAGATGTACGGCCGACCAGGCGCGACACCCTCGCCCTCCCCGACTCCGACAGTGACACCGGCGCCGACGGCGACAGTAACTGCCACGGCAGCACCGACGATCTCACAGTCGCCGGTTGCGAACCCGACGGCCACTCCGGAGGAGACGCCGCAGAACTCAGGATACCTGCTGTGGCTGACCTTTGGCTTGGTAGCGGTAATAGTCCTAGTGGCTGGCGGGTACGTCCTGTTCTTCAGGAAATAGGGCAGGGCGCTGGAAAAGAGCCTTAACCCGGCTCCCTATTTCCCGGTCCCAGCACGGCGCTGCCTGATCTATCAGCTTTTTTCCATTTCGCATCAGCAGCCTGTCAGTAACTGTACTTCTCCTAGCCCAATTGATCTCTTATGCAGTCCACTGCAGTCCCGATGCAAACCCTTATATACTTATAGTGACATGTCGTCATCACATGACAATGCGTCAGTAAGTGACATAATACCATAAAGTGAAAATGTGTCAAATTAACTACTCAACGGTGATATTAAATGTCAGCAATTGGTGAAGCAGCATCAGAATTCGGAACGTGGTGGGCAGTGCTCGCCTGGATAGTGATCTTCGGCATATTCATCCTGTTTATGCCGTTCTACAAAAAGAGCCAGATCAAGCCGACCGGGACGTACCTGGCCTTCATCGTCGCGATGGCGGTGGAGATGTTTGGCGTGCCTTTCAGCATGTACATCATCGGCTGGCTGTTCGGCATCTGGCTGCCTGAAGGCATCCTGTGGGGACACACTCTCGGCCAGTACATAGGCCTGTGGGGCATGTACATCGGCATCATCTTCATGCTGCTCGGCATCGCGCTCGTCGTCCTCGGCTGGAAACAGATCCACAAGGACTACTGGAGCAAGGAAAGCGGCCAGGGCAAGCTGGTCACCGGCGGCATCTACCGGTTCATCAGGCACCCGCAGTACACGGGTTTCTTCCTGATCACCCTGGGCATGATCTGCGAATGGGCTACCATACCCCTGATCCTGCTGTACGGCCTGCTGCTGTTCCTGTACTACGGCCTCGCCAGGAGAGAAGAGAAGGAGCTGGAACAGGAGTTCGGCAACGACTACGCTGAGTACAGGCAGAAGACGAAGATGTTCGTGCCGTTCGTGATCTAAGGAGGAAGTGGAAATGAAGTCCAGCATAATACTTGCAGCAGGCGTGCTTCTGGTCTCCCTGCTGGTATGCGGGTGCGTGGGAGCGGGAGCGATCCTCCCCGTCCTGAATAACGAAGCTTCCGGAAACCCGGCGGCCTCGGCAGACCCCGTGATGGCGAACGATCCCATTGTCGGCACCTGGGAGATGGTGAACCCGGTCGTAAAGGATGGCGGGAACACACTCGACCTGACTGACGCAAGGTGGATCTTCGAAGCAGACGGCACTTACGAGTACCGGCCGCTGAACGCGGGC harbors:
- a CDS encoding lipocalin-like domain-containing protein, giving the protein MKSSIILAAGVLLVSLLVCGCVGAGAILPVLNNEASGNPAASADPVMANDPIVGTWEMVNPVVKDGGNTLDLTDARWIFEADGTYEYRPLNAGIFKTTGTWTSLGTGSYEVVCGKDSRVIHYDLTESLLQTAEDERYLLARAA
- a CDS encoding methyltransferase family protein, which codes for MSAIGEAASEFGTWWAVLAWIVIFGIFILFMPFYKKSQIKPTGTYLAFIVAMAVEMFGVPFSMYIIGWLFGIWLPEGILWGHTLGQYIGLWGMYIGIIFMLLGIALVVLGWKQIHKDYWSKESGQGKLVTGGIYRFIRHPQYTGFFLITLGMICEWATIPLILLYGLLLFLYYGLARREEKELEQEFGNDYAEYRQKTKMFVPFVI
- a CDS encoding OmpL47-type beta-barrel domain-containing protein, which translates into the protein MPGKRVFCLMAMIAILVTYAIAPALAASLSLAAPASPGAIKTGSVTNVSYTLSNMINGNVEVIVNGAGGATVWSAYLPMQAAGIHNVTWNGAYANGTPVPDGFYAITLAASNGTLGSRGNGNYQFNGPFDVEVGVDGKIYVADHGNNRVQVYSDTGAYLLTVGSGPGSGDSQFDRPMSVAVDSAGSIYVADYMNNKVKIFDGAGTYLRSIGTGTLGTGDYEFRRPKGVTVDGSGNVYVVDGYNNRIQVFDSAGTYLRTIGASGFGPSGTTHFFVPKDCKVGADGTVYVADEGGMCVHVFSNTGAWIRTIGTPGTSGSGNYQFNCPCDVAVDGGGNIYVADPGNDKVKIYDNTGTYLRSIGTGIGGAGDDQFDDPMSVDLDSEGNIYVADRNNNRIRIFYQSATAVTGVLVDNTAPVVTCSPDSPASGWFVADVPVTLAAADNPGGSGMESLKYSLDNVHWNPYTGGFTLTTEGANMVYWNATDIPGNSALGSRSLNIDRIAPTTTATLSGNTQNGAYTSRVTITLSAVDATSGVEYTEYKVNNGSWARYSGLLTLDSTSTVNYRSSDFAGNLEAEKTISFTRIYLPPGTVSMDEMYGRPGATPSPSPTPTVTPAPTATVTATAAPTISQSPVANPTATPEETPQNSGYLLWLTFGLVAVIVLVAGGYVLFFRK